One Pieris napi chromosome Z, ilPieNapi1.2, whole genome shotgun sequence DNA window includes the following coding sequences:
- the LOC125062294 gene encoding uncharacterized protein LOC125062294 has protein sequence MSVLKNSIIYFLLISMAVNGKHKKGKPKKFLTPTAKGIQCYNCLSFDHPGCWDPDHPDYANITVPNIDCYIPGMAFLCIVITSESAKLVETGQEIGPVRARTCVPAKDFSKKTVSYSMCSKLSKELSASEIFSRIAVTRPQCALCKKHLCTEASHC, from the exons ATGTCAGTGTtgaaaaattctattatttactTTCTACTCATCTCAATGGCTGTGAATg gtaAGCACAAGAAAGGCAAGCCgaaaaagtttttaacacCGACCGCTAAAGGCATTCAATGTTACAATTGCCTGTCTTTCGACCATCCCGGTTGTTGGGATCCTGATCACCCCGATTATGCTAATATTACG GTGCCAAACATCGACTGTTATATCCCCGGAATGGCGTTTCTATGCATCGTAATCACTTCAGAATCGGCAAAATtag TTGAAACCGGACaagaaatcggtccagtaagAGCCCGGACGTGTGTACCAGCGAAGGATTTTTCGAAGAAAACCGTTTCATACTCAATGTGTAGCAAGCTTAGCAAGGAACTGTCTGCGTCCGAAATATTCTCCCGAATCGCCGTAACGAGACCACAATGCGCGCTTTGCAAGAAACATTTGTGCACGGAAGCATCTCATTGTTAA